A window of the Hordeum vulgare subsp. vulgare chromosome 5H, MorexV3_pseudomolecules_assembly, whole genome shotgun sequence genome harbors these coding sequences:
- the LOC123395694 gene encoding UDP-sugar pyrophosphorylase-like — MTSDDTNALTIKLLESNSYFGMEPSQVKILKQEKVACLADNDASFALDPNDKYKIQTKPHGHGDVHSLLYSSGLLEQWKSTGRRWVLFFQDTNGLLFNAIPSALGVSATKGYNVNSLAVPRKAKEAIGGITKLTHVDGRTMVINVEYN, encoded by the exons ATGACTTCTGATGATACAAATGCACTGACCATCAAGCTTTTGGAATCAAACTCCTATTTTGGAATGGAACCATCACAAGTGAAAATTCTAAAGCAG GAAAAAGTAGCATGTCTAGCTGACAACGATGCAAGCTTTGCATTAGATCCAAATGACAAGTACAAGATCCAG ACAAAGCCACATGGGCATGGAGATGTTCATTCTCTTCTTTATTCAAGTGGATTACTTGAGCAATG GAAGAGTACAGGACGGAGATGGGTTCTCTTTTTCCAGGACACAAATGGATTGCTCTTTAAT GCAATACCATCGGCATTAGGTGTCAGTGCCACCAAGGGCTACAATGTTAATTCTCTTGCAGTTCCTCGAAAGGCAAAGGAAGCCATTGGTGGAATAACCAAGCTTACTCATGTTGATG GTAGAACAATGGTTATCAATGTTGAGTACAATTAG